In Planococcus versutus, the DNA window GTAATGACGGATCCATATGTAGGGAAACTAACTTTCTTCCGTGTGTATTCTGGATCACTTAAATCTGGATCTTATGTTCAAAACTCTTCTAAAGGAAAGCGTGAGCGCGTAGGACGTATTCTACAAATGCACGCAAACTCTCGTGAAGAAATTGCTGAAGTATATTGCGGAGACATCGCTGCTGCTATCGGACTTAAAGATACATCTACGGGTGATACTTTGAGTGACGAGAAACAACAAGTAATTCTTGAGCGTATGGTGTTCCCAGAACCAGTTATTTCTCTTTCTGTGGAGCCTAAGTCGAAAGCAGATCAAGATAAAATGGGTCAAGCCCTTGCTAAATTGCAAGAAGAAGATCCAACTTTCCGTGCGCACACTGACCAGGAAACTGGCCAAACAATCATCGCGGGTATGGGTGAACTTCACCTTGATATCCTAGTTGACCGTATGCGTCGTGAATTCAACGTAGAAGCGAACGTAGGTGCACCTCAGGTATCTTACCGTGAGACATTCCGTGACACTGCTAAAGTTGAAGGTAAATTTGTACGCCAATCTGGTGGACGCGGGCAATTCGGACACGTTTGGATCGAGTTTTCTCCAAACGAAGAAGGAGCAGGTTTTGAATTCGAAAATGCTGTCGTTGGTGGTGTTGTTCCACGTGAATACATCCCAGCTGTTGAAGCGGGTCTACGTGACTCTCTAGACAACGGTGTTATTGCCGGATATCCATTGATCGACATCAAAGCTAAATTGTACGATGGTTCTTACCATGATGTTGACTCGAATGAGATGGCATTTAAAGTTGCTGCTTCTATGGCACTTAAAAATGCAATTTCAAAAGTTAGACCGGTTCTTCTTGAGCCAATTATGCGCGTTGAGGTTGTTATTCCTGAGGAGTACCTTGGAGATATCATGGGTGACATTACGTCACGCCGAGGCCGTGTAGAAGGTATGGACGCTCGCGGAAACGCTCAAGTTGTTCGTGCTATGGTACCTCTTGCAGAAATGTTCGGTTATGCAACTTCATTGCGTTCTAATACGCAAGGCCGTGGTGTGTTCTCAATGCACTTCGATCACTATGAAGAAGTACCGAAATCAATTTCTGAAGAAATCATCAAAAAAAATAAAGGTCAATAATTGAATTTCGATCTTTAATGCAGTATAAATAGTTTGTATGCTCGGAGTAATAGGGCCCTATTATTCCAGCACATCAAACAAACCAACACTTATATTTCGAGGAGGATTTTTCTAATGGGTAAAGCTAAATTTGATCGCTCAAAAACACACGCAAACATTGGTACTATTGGTCACGTTGACCATGGTAAAACTACTTTGACTGCAGCAATCGCTACAGTTCTTGCTAAAAAATCAGGTGGGGAAGCTCGTTCGTACGCACAAATCGACAACGCTCCTGAAGAAAAAGAACGTGGAATCACAATCAATACTTCACACATTGAATACGAAACTGACTCTCGTCACTACGCACACGTAGATTGCCCTGGTCACGCCGATTATGTTAAAAACATGATCACTGGTGCTGCTCAAATGGACGGCGGAATCTTAGTAGTATCTGCTGCTGACGGCCCAATGCCACAAACTCGTGAGCACATCCTTCTTTCACGTCAAGTTGGTGTACCTTACCTAGTAGTATTCATGAACAAATGCGACATGGTAGATGACGAAGAACTTCTTGAATTAGTTGAAATGGAAGTACGTGATCTTCTTTCTGAATATGACTTCCCTGGCGATGACATTCCTGTTATCAAAGGATCTGCTCTTAAAGCTCTTGAAGGAGAGCCTGAGTGGGAAGAAAAAATTGTTGAATTAATGAACGCTGTTGATGAGTATATTCCTACTCCACCACGTGATACTGATAAGCCATTCATGATGCCTGTTGAGGATGTATTCTCAATTACTGGCCGTGGAACTGTTGCTACAGGACGTGTTGAACGCGGACAAATTAAAATTGGTGATAACGTTGATATTATTGGTATCACTGAAGAGCCAAAATCTACAACTGTAACTGGTGTAGAAATGTTCCGTAAATTACTTGACTATGCTGAAGCTGGCGATAACATCGGTGCACTTCTTCGCGGAGTTTCTCGTGATGACGTACAACGTGGACAAGTATTGGCTAAACCTGGCACAATTACTCCACACACTGAATTCAAAGCTGAAGTTTATGTTCTTTCAAAAGAAGAGGGTGGACGTCATACTCCATTCTTCACAAACTACCGTCCACAGTTCTACTTCCGTACAACTGATGTAACTGGTGTTTGTAACCTTCCTGAAGGTGTAGAAATGGTTATGCCTGGAGATAACATCGAAATGATCGTTTCTCTAATCTCTCCTATCGCACTTGAAGAAGGAACTAAGTTCTCTATCCGTGAGGGTGGACGTACTGTAGGCGCTGGCGTTGTTGCTACAATTACTAAGTAATAACTGCTGAGTGTTGATTTAAGACCTTGTCTCATTATTTATGAGACAAGGTCTTTTTTTATTTTAAAGCATGTGAAAGCAGCTTAATTAAGTGCTAATTAAAAAGCATTCTAATTTTTTTGGAAGTTCTAGAAAGCTAGTGGTACCAATAATGAAAACGGATACATTATTTTGGAATGTTCAAAATTAACTAAAAAATGAAATAAATTATATTGACACACTCTTCGATAGGCGATATGATAGCAACAATTTACAAAACACATACAGAATTCGATATATTGCATATTATAATATTAAGAAAGAAGTGAACATCATGACTGAACAAGTAATTTATATAAATGGTGAGTTCGTAAAAAAAGAAGATGCTAAAGTTTCAGTTTATGATCATGGTTTTTTATACGGAGATGGTGTATTCGAAGGAATACGTTCTTACAATGGAAATGTTTTTCGATTAGAAGAACATCTTGAGAGACTTTACGATTCAGCAAAATCAGTAATGCTCGAGATTCCACACACTGTAGAAGAAATGAC includes these proteins:
- the tuf gene encoding elongation factor Tu, translated to MGKAKFDRSKTHANIGTIGHVDHGKTTLTAAIATVLAKKSGGEARSYAQIDNAPEEKERGITINTSHIEYETDSRHYAHVDCPGHADYVKNMITGAAQMDGGILVVSAADGPMPQTREHILLSRQVGVPYLVVFMNKCDMVDDEELLELVEMEVRDLLSEYDFPGDDIPVIKGSALKALEGEPEWEEKIVELMNAVDEYIPTPPRDTDKPFMMPVEDVFSITGRGTVATGRVERGQIKIGDNVDIIGITEEPKSTTVTGVEMFRKLLDYAEAGDNIGALLRGVSRDDVQRGQVLAKPGTITPHTEFKAEVYVLSKEEGGRHTPFFTNYRPQFYFRTTDVTGVCNLPEGVEMVMPGDNIEMIVSLISPIALEEGTKFSIREGGRTVGAGVVATITK
- the fusA gene encoding elongation factor G, translating into MAREFSLDKTRNIGIMAHIDAGKTTTTERILYYTGRIHKIGETHEGASQMDWMEQEQERGITITSAATTASWKEHRVNIIDTPGHVDFTVEVERSLRVLDGAVTVLDAQSGVEPQTETVWRQATTYGVPRIVFINKMDKIGADFLYSVGTLHDRLQANAHPVQLPIGAEDNFSAIIDLVEMNARFYPNDLGTDITEGEIPEEYKELAEEWHTKLVEAVAELDEDLMEKYLSGEELTVEELKAGIRKGTLDVEFYPVVCGTAFKNKGVQLMLDAVIDYLPSPLDVPPMTGVLPDSDEEVLRRPDESEPFSALAFKVMTDPYVGKLTFFRVYSGSLKSGSYVQNSSKGKRERVGRILQMHANSREEIAEVYCGDIAAAIGLKDTSTGDTLSDEKQQVILERMVFPEPVISLSVEPKSKADQDKMGQALAKLQEEDPTFRAHTDQETGQTIIAGMGELHLDILVDRMRREFNVEANVGAPQVSYRETFRDTAKVEGKFVRQSGGRGQFGHVWIEFSPNEEGAGFEFENAVVGGVVPREYIPAVEAGLRDSLDNGVIAGYPLIDIKAKLYDGSYHDVDSNEMAFKVAASMALKNAISKVRPVLLEPIMRVEVVIPEEYLGDIMGDITSRRGRVEGMDARGNAQVVRAMVPLAEMFGYATSLRSNTQGRGVFSMHFDHYEEVPKSISEEIIKKNKGQ